The genomic segment CAtaagtttttttaatcttttggtaACTGGCCTAAGAAACAGTTTACTTAGAATCTAGTTAccatttcaagttattttcctgttaactattttataaaaactaataaCTCTACCCATGTAGAgcatcaactgaaactgtggacctccatgctgcaaccgaatattcaaatgctttccaacaaaaagcagacacaacaaagtcattaaaaggttagttaactttaaaattaacaaatagctttcttttttttgaaattattaagtacatggtagttagatttttacaaattaatttactttttaaagtatatctaattgCAGTTTCTTGAAGGAAcgcttatttgattacagctaattTCATGTGgtcttccaacatgaaaaagCTCTCCACCCTTGATCCAGGCTATACAGCTCTATTTGGTGTATGATTTATCTTACTCAAATCCTTTCCAAGGGAGCTATACAATTTTAgcatttcatgtatttataaagTCACATGAAGAACATATAActctaaaatgttttcatttgttttctgctttaaatATTCCAGTACGACaggaaaatgtgattaaaatttcatatacatttttgaatcatagacataaatattttaagtttattaggGACTAGCACTGTAAGTCATTAAAAAGCTAGGACAATTGCAATTGCAAAAAAACTTTCAACATATACAAAATCATACCCATATCTAACCTACACAATTTTGTTACCATTTTACTAAAGAGAAGAGATGTTAGTAAAAgaactaaacttttttttctaatatttttgtcaATGAGTCTATGACTTTCTTATTTCTCAGGCTGTAGATAATTGGATTTAAAACAGGAATGATAACAGTGTAAAATAGAGAGTCCATCATGTCTTGATCATCAGCTTGTGGCGATCGAGGGCGCACATACATGAAGAGAAGAGGGCCATAGTATAAAGATACAGATAAGAGATGAGCcccacaggtggagaaggctttccTTAAGCCTTTGACGgacttcttttttaagattgtaaaGAGAACAAGTGTATAAGAGACAAGAACAGTCGCAATAGTGAATACTTGAATTGAAcctgagaaaacaaaaactattagaTAATTAATAGAAGGATCAGTACAGGAAATTTTATACATTGGAATAATATCACAGTAAAAGTGATGTATTATGTTGGAATTACAGAAAGTTAATCTGAATAAAAAACCCACATGAATTACAGCATGAAGAAAGCCACCTACAAATGACAAGACTAATAGCCTGATGCATAGTGCATTGGTCATAATCATTGGATAGAGTAGAGGTTTGCATATGGCTACATAGCGATCATACGCCATTGCtgccaaaagaaaacattctgtggTTACActgattgcaaaggaaaaaaattgtaccaTGCATTCAGAGAGAGACATCATCTGACTCTTAGTTAAGAAGTTGACCAGCATGGTGGGGGTCACTGTGGAAGATATCCAAGTATCCACAAACGCTAAATTTCCGAGGAATAAGTACATGGGGATGTGAAGGTGAGGGTCATTCCATATGAGAGTAATCAGACCAAGGTTCCCCACAATGGTGATGAAATATATCACCAAGAATGCCAGGAACAGGGGGATTTTCCATTCTGGTTGATGTGTAAGTCCCATGATAACAAACTCTGTTAGCAATGTTGCATTTTCCTTTCCCATGTCTTCACTTGGTGTCCTctgaaataaaatgcagtaaaatgtaaaatatatgtatattcatatgtAATTATTATAAGTTGAAATTGTGTGAGGGGAGTTGAAATGAAACCAAACTCTTGTCAGATTGccttttaattgtatttattactACTAAACTGAAGGAAactaaaggaggaaaaaaacaattactGTCCATTCAAAAAATGTACAGGATTTAACAGATTTAGAGAAAATGAGAGGCATTCTGAGCATGTGCTAAATTTGTGTGGATTAAACatggaaaagaaaccatttttctaGGATGTGGATCCAGCATcaagcaaaaaatatttgaaggaacgggattttttaaatcaaatatttgctAATGTTGAAAACAGGCTGCAAGTAGGGGAAACTGGAGTCAGGAAAACTAGTCAGGAAGCTGCTACAGTTTTCCAGGGGTTCCCCAAAATAGATTGCACATCAAAATTGTTTGTGGGAGCTTGTTGTAATAAATACAAATTCTACAGATTACAAGGTAATACTGTAGAAACAGACACAGTAGTACAACAATGAGGACTAGCaatcttcattttgaaaatgctCTAGTGATTCAAATGCATGTGAAGTGATTAGACCAAGAGTGATATGACATTGGAAGTGATGAGGAGAACAGAGATAGATTCAAAGAATTCAGAATGTAGAGCCACTAAGTATATAAGATGTGGAAGGGATGGTTAGTGAAAGAGAGTTAAGTCACTTGTCCACTGGGTAGAAGTACATCAAATGTTGAAATTGAGAACTTAGGTGCATTGGCAAAATATGGAAGAAGGGTCTTCTGAACAGTTAGGTAAGATTTACTTAGTGCAAGTCTAttaaatcttaataaaaatattgactttGGAGTCATGGGAGTAGTTGACAGCATAGTTATAAGTGACTTATCCATTGCAGAGTATacaaaacaaaggaaggaagagcaACATAGATACTTGAGGAAGCTATATTACAGAGGTAAAAAAAGTCAATACAGTAGTTTCCCCTTTTGCAGTATTGCTTTCCATGGCTTGAGTTGCCCATTACCAGCTACAGTCCAAAAATATCACATACAAtgagatattttgagacagaCAGGTCACATTGACATAACTTTTTTacactatatttttataattgtattttattgttagttATGGTTGTTAATATCTTACTTTGCCcaacttataaattaaactttattacaggtaatatgtataggaaaaacatagGACAGAATATACAAGGTTCAGAACTATTCAATGTTTCAGCCGTCCACTGTGGGTCTTGGAGCGATTGCCCTGCAAATAAGGAGGTGGGGACTGTGTATGTCATTTATTAGATGACCAACACATGATCCCCTTTTCTACCACATAATTATTGGTTATAAGAAGAGGCTACCGCCCACTCTAGAAGCCAAAATTCTAGAAAGATATTTTCTCATCCTCCTTGCACCTAGAATAAGGGGACTTAATCTATCTTTGCTCAGTCAAATCCACCCAAACTAGATTTGGAacatggaaagagagagacaatTACAAAGTCAAAGAGAATTTTGGTGGCAATAAAAACCAAGGCAGAAATATCAAGACTCCAACAAATGCATCCTGCATCGACAACAATGACACTGACATTGTCAGGGCATCTGAAAGTCAGCAGCAGTAAAAGCAGCTTTCATTGAGCTAATGTTCAGACATGATTTTTGCTGTTGACCAGCTGTCCTGCTTCCTTCTTTTACTGCCCATTTTTCCAGTTGCCtcttcaaaccatagcaactcTTCTATGTTACAGACAATGTCCATTCAATAAACTAATTTCCTATTGCAACCAGGGCCCTGACTCAAACAGAAAAAAGACTAGGGAGAGGCCAAAAAAGGATACCAAGCAGAGTGATCAGAGAATCAGGAGGGATGCTGAAAACCTGAGTGTGTGGACATAGGAGAGGAAAGATATTCAAGAAGGACAAAGTGAAGTATAGGGCCACATGCCAAAATAAAAGCCCTAGTAGAACAAGCAGTGAACAGAGATCACTGAGTGTG from the Eulemur rufifrons isolate Redbay chromosome 7, OSU_ERuf_1, whole genome shotgun sequence genome contains:
- the LOC138386221 gene encoding olfactory receptor 5H2-like — its product is MGKENATLLTEFVIMGLTHQPEWKIPLFLAFLVIYFITIVGNLGLITLIWNDPHLHIPMYLFLGNLAFVDTWISSTVTPTMLVNFLTKSQMMSLSECMVQFFSFAISVTTECFLLAAMAYDRYVAICKPLLYPMIMTNALCIRLLVLSFVGGFLHAVIHVGFLFRLTFCNSNIIHHFYCDIIPMYKISCTDPSINYLIVFVFSGSIQVFTIATVLVSYTLVLFTILKKKSVKGLRKAFSTCGAHLLSVSLYYGPLLFMYVRPRSPQADDQDMMDSLFYTVIIPVLNPIIYSLRNKKVIDSLTKILEKKV